The following proteins come from a genomic window of Campylobacter concisus:
- a CDS encoding DUF4391 domain-containing protein: MSPSLKKIFIEQVDKIIWSNKIASSTTNLAGGDLVKEIEVFEVSLKSPSLDDELLRHIDRAVPYHIVFILEYQDRYKVCISYKETAISGNMAFKVNSYYYTDWQNKQDLHLKLESLNLDTAYENFIRQIAGDKLQNLILGESLKESVARLEQKELLQRQILALESKILKEKQLLLRMMKSDGDYTAYYL; the protein is encoded by the coding sequence ATATCGCCTTCTTTGAAAAAAATATTTATAGAGCAAGTAGATAAAATTATTTGGAGCAATAAAATCGCGTCCTCAACTACCAACCTTGCAGGTGGTGATCTTGTAAAAGAGATCGAAGTGTTTGAGGTATCTTTAAAGAGCCCAAGCCTAGATGATGAGCTATTGCGCCATATAGATAGAGCGGTGCCGTATCATATAGTTTTTATCTTAGAGTACCAAGACAGATATAAAGTTTGCATTAGCTACAAAGAGACCGCTATATCTGGAAATATGGCTTTCAAAGTAAATTCGTACTACTATACCGACTGGCAGAACAAGCAAGATTTGCATTTAAAGCTAGAAAGCTTAAATCTTGACACAGCCTATGAAAATTTTATTCGTCAAATAGCTGGCGATAAATTACAAAATTTGATTTTAGGCGAAAGCCTTAAAGAGTCTGTAGCTAGGTTGGAGCAAAAGGAGCTTTTACAAAGGCAAATTTTAGCGTTAGAGTCTAAAATTCTCAAAGAAAAGCAGCTACTCTTAAGAATGATGAAAAGCGACGGCGATTATACAGCATATTACCTATAA